Proteins from a genomic interval of Desulfocurvibacter africanus subsp. africanus DSM 2603:
- the rpmE gene encoding 50S ribosomal protein L31: MKKDIHPKTHKAKFVCQCGGEAELLTSSKSDTLTVEICSACHPFYTGKQRFVDTAGRIDRFRKKYAKFDKNEA; the protein is encoded by the coding sequence ATGAAAAAGGATATCCATCCCAAGACGCATAAGGCCAAGTTCGTCTGCCAGTGTGGCGGCGAGGCTGAACTGCTGACCAGCAGCAAGAGTGATACGCTGACCGTGGAAATTTGCTCCGCCTGCCATCCTTTTTACACCGGCAAGCAGCGTTTCGTGGACACCGCCGGCCGTATCGACCGTTTCAGGAAAAAGTACGCCAAGTTCGACAAAAACGAGGCCTAG
- a CDS encoding DUF1385 domain-containing protein: MMRSRDRLAIAVRKQSGEILVEIRPWFSLTTHPWLRKPFIRGFPVLLETLINGIKALNFSARVAMEEDEGGEVGSWALAGTLLLSIVLAVGLFVVLPHLFSLLMKWWGLSGDVNSLSFHAWDGLFKFALFLGYVASISLLPDIRRVFQYHGAEHKAIWAYEQGVELIPQTVRGYSRLHPRCGTAFLLFVLALSIVLFAVLVPLAMAVYAPSGPVLKQAYVILVKLLLMVPVSSMAYELIRMAGRFHENIVCKLMSCPGMMLQFLTTFEPDDSHLEVAIAALQGAVEGNRQPCSPS, from the coding sequence ATGATGCGCTCCAGGGACCGCTTGGCCATTGCCGTACGTAAGCAGAGCGGGGAAATCCTGGTCGAAATCCGGCCATGGTTCTCCCTGACAACCCATCCCTGGCTTAGAAAGCCGTTTATTCGCGGCTTCCCTGTCCTGCTGGAAACGCTCATAAATGGCATCAAAGCCCTGAACTTCTCGGCTCGCGTAGCCATGGAGGAGGACGAGGGCGGTGAGGTCGGCTCTTGGGCCCTGGCCGGCACCTTGCTCCTGTCCATCGTGCTGGCCGTAGGCCTGTTCGTGGTCCTGCCGCACTTGTTCTCACTGCTCATGAAGTGGTGGGGGCTCTCGGGCGACGTGAACAGCCTAAGCTTCCACGCCTGGGACGGCTTGTTCAAGTTCGCCTTGTTTCTCGGCTATGTGGCAAGCATCTCCTTGCTGCCTGATATCCGGCGCGTGTTCCAGTATCATGGCGCCGAGCACAAGGCCATTTGGGCCTATGAGCAAGGCGTTGAACTGATTCCTCAGACCGTGCGAGGCTACAGCAGGCTGCACCCGCGTTGCGGCACGGCTTTCCTGCTCTTCGTGCTGGCGCTCAGCATCGTTCTTTTCGCCGTGCTGGTACCCCTGGCCATGGCCGTATACGCGCCCTCCGGACCTGTGCTCAAGCAGGCCTATGTCATCCTGGTCAAGCTCTTGCTCATGGTGCCTGTCAGTTCGATGGCCTATGAACTCATCCGCATGGCCGGCCGTTTTCACGAAAATATTGTGTGCAAGCTGATGAGTTGCCCAGGGATGATGCTTCAGTTCTTGACCACTTTCGAGCCCGATGACAGCCACCTTGAAGTGGCCATTGCCGCCCTGCAAGGCGCGGTGGAAGGAAATCGCCAGCCATGTTCGCCAAGCTAG